CTTTTGTATATCTATTTCATCCGCCAATACATATTGCTTGTTAATCAATTCATTTTGGGCCGATACGTACACAACTAACTCTTCATAAAACAGCGGATATTCAAAAATAGAATTATCATTCAGCGGAGTAGCCAGAATTCCGGCATCAAGTCGATTGTGCTTTAAGTGATCAATAATGCTCTCGGTGGTTTCTTCCCAAACACTGATTTTCACCTTCGGGTATTTTTCAAGAAACGAGTTTAAAAACAATGGCAGCAAATAAGGCGCAAGCGTTGGGATGATGCCCAAACGAAGATGACCTTCAATTTCACCAACCTTATTCTTTACAATTTCTTTTAAACGAGCAGCTTCCTGCAGCAGCAACCTGGCTTGATCAATAATATCAACACCTATTTCAGTAGGCAAAACCGGTTGTTTACTTCTATCAAAAACCTTTACACCCAATTCTTCTTCCAGCTTTTGTATTTGCATACTTAAGGTTGGCTGGGTAACAAAGCAATTATCTGCGGCGGTAGCAAAATGTCTAAAGGTATCAACCGCAACTATATATTCTAACTGTGTTAAAGTCATAATCAGTTTTAAGGGCAATACTTACAAATATCAATAAAATCTATACAACCCTAAAAATAATCATTTATATTGATAACTACATGAGCCTAAAAGCATTGTGTATAAGGTTTTACCAATAATCCAAAAACTAAAAGAAACCATTCTCTACAGACGGTCTCTTTTAATTTTATGAAGAAAAATTATCATTATAGCTGAATCTTTAAAGTTATGCACGGTTGCGTTTTAACTATAAGTGAGTTTTTTTTGAAGATCGAAGCAGACTGATTATTTATCTCCAATGCAGCAGTCTTACGTGCGTTTCTTCTTGCACTGATAAAAAATGGAATGCTTACCAAATCAGCCACAAGTCCTCCAAGTATTAAAAAACCTTCTGTGTTGGATGAAGACCATGCATCACTGCTACTTAACGAAATAGCTCCAGCTGTAATCATAGTAGTTCCTCCTATTAGAAGAACCCATGCTGTTGTTTTTTGATTTTTGCTCTTTCGTTGATAATCAAGTCTTGTTTGTGAAAAAGATGTTAACGAAATGAATAACATTAACAGAATAAAAATTATTGTTTTCATAAAGCAAATTGAGAAACTACTTAAAAAATAAGCAATAATTATATGAAAATCAACAACATACAACTTTAACTTAATCCATCTAATTCCCTAAGTACACCGGTTGAAGCAAACGCACTACCGGGTACCGATTATGTGTTTTTTCGTAATAAGGTGAGTTTTTATAAACAAAGTCGAGTTGGGCATAAGCACTTTGTGCGAATTTGGCATCCGCACTTTTCTTTGCTTCCAATTTAGCTCTTAAATCAGGATTATTCTTTAGCAACTCAGCCGCCAAATCTTCAAACAGATAATCTGAAAAACCCTCTTTTTGGCCTAAAATACTGTCAAAAAAATTCCAATTAAAGTATGAGTCTATTGCCTGCGGCTCCAATGTTTCAACAATGTAGCGGTTCACTGGTTGATCAACCTGAATTATTACATCTCCTTTATAAAACTGAACGCTTAAAGTATCTATGCTCAATTTGACATTTGAATGATTGTAATGGCCTTCATATGGCCGTGCCCCGGTTTTGTAATCTTCAATAAAGTAAACTTCACCCTTCATTACCATATCTTTACTGAGTGTTTTCATTTTAACACCATTTAATTTTAACAGTTCAATCACCTTACCCCATGCTTGAGGGACAACATATGCCCATGGCTTATTAACCGTACTTGTTGGCTTAAAATAATTGTAATAGTTGATGTGCTTTTCATACGGATCATTTCTATCATAATACAATCGATCCAAGCCACTAACTTCACTCGTCTTTATCTTACCTGCAAAACCCTTAAAGGCTAAAGTTTCAACTTTTGAGGTATCCACTTTCCAATCCATAGGAAATGTAATTTGCTTCCTTACTTCCTCATCCGCTTTGCGCTTAGCTTCTACGATTTCTTTTGCATCTTTTTCAGTAATACTGATTAACTCTTGCATAAAGGCATAGGTTGCCCAAACACGCTGATCAAAAGGTTTCCACATATGAGTTTCAACTACAAAGCCAATGGTATTGAACAGCGTACTGTAACCGGTTGTATAACGAGGCGAATCATTAAATCCTTCATAGCCTTTATCCGGCGTTTCACCCCAAACGTTTACGTAAGGTATCATCTCAAACTTCCGACTTTTCATCTTCTCAAGCAGCAAGGGGATCATTTTACCATTTATATAACTTGACACCTGGGGATGAAGCTTATCTTTCTGGGTAGCAATGTAAGTCATCACATATTGGTAATCGGCGCCGTTACTAGTATGGTTATCTACAAAAACTTCCGGTTTCCATTGCTGAAAAAGCTGCTGAAATGCCAAAGAATTACGGGAATCTGTTTTGATACAATCACGGTTAAGGTCGAGGTTGCGGTAGTTTCCGCGAAAGCCATATTCTTTAGGTCCATTTTGGTTTACACGTGAAAAGGAGCCGCGATTATGCATACCATCCACATTATAAACCGGCACAAAACATAGCACCGCATTATCCGGCAACTGTTTTTTTTCCAACACATCACGTATAAGCATCATACTGGCATCAATTCCTTCGGGTTCACCAGGATGAATCCCATTATTGATCAACACAACTGCTTTGCCTTTTGCATGAACAGAAGCCGGGTCAAAATCCTTTGCTTTGGAAAGAACTAACAAGTGCAATGGCTTGCCAATATCAGTTGTTCCATACTCCATTAGTTTAGCTTCAGGATATTTTTGAGCTATCTGCTTACAGAAGTCTATAAGTTCGGCATAAGTAGCCGTTTCTTTTCCATCACTTTTTTCAAATGGAGTTTGTTGGGACAATGCATTAAACGAGAGCAAACACAAAATAAATGCGGACAGGGCTTTCTTCATATAGTTATAAATGGAGCCCTAAAGTAAAAATCAGCCCCGAATAATCTATATTGATATAATAGCCAATCAAGAATATTACGTACCTGGCAAATTGTTAATGAAGCAGCTGATCGATCTTAAATGCAAGTTCGCGATCTTTCTCTGTGACGACATTTCCAGCATCGTGTGTGCAGAGATTAATTTCTACACGATTGTAGACATTGGACCAATCAGGGTGATGGTTCATCCGCTCAGCAAGCAAGGCAACTTTTGTCATAAAGCCCCAGGCTTCAACAAAACTTGCGAACTGGAAGGTTCGTGTTAATTTATTATCAACTTCGGCCCACATTTTAATAGTCTTTTAAGTGAGTTTATAGTAGTAAGTGACTTAAATTTAGTCAATTTGAACTAATTCTTCGCGCAATTTCTTAGGAAGCCCCCCGACCACCAGATCATAAGAATCTGTTACCCATTTCAAAATATCAGTATCACTTAATGCCCCGTCGAATCTTACTGTATTCCAATGCTTTTTGTTCATGTGATAGGCCCCGGTTACTTCAGAAAATTGCTCACGCAATTGAAGAGCATACTCTGGATCACACTTTAAATTACAGGAAGTTGGATCATCTAAACCTATCAAACAAAACATTTTGCCCATTACCTTGAACACTAGCGTATCGGGACCAAACGGAAGTTCTTCGGTTACCCCTTTTTTGGCAATACAAAATTCACGAAGCAGTTCGATATTCATAATTCAGATTCAGTAGAAACCTTCCTAAAGTAACCATTCTATCCTTAAAGATTGAATTAATTCCTTCTATAAAAATTCAACATCGGCTTTTCCCTCTCACGTTTTTCTCTTTCGCTAATCGTAAAATAACCCTTCCCATTATTTGTCCAGCCAATGGATTCGCCCTGTATTTCCTTCCTGTATGAAACCAAAGTTGGTGGCCCAATTAGGGTTTCCTCAATCGGTGTTGCCTCATTTCGCTTCCAGTAATAAACTTGTTTATAGTCTTTAATTAAAATTTGTGAACCATCAGCAGAAATGCTACCCCCTGTTGCCTGTTCAATAGGAATTGATCCCACGTATTGTAGACGCATTGTACCTCCTTTTAGCTTAGAGTAAGGCGCCTTATAGATTCTTGCTGTCGTTCCTTTGGTTATAATGTATAAATCTTTTGTTAGCGGGTCTAAAAGAATGGTTTCAGCGTTGTAACGTTTATCAGGATATTGAAACCTTAATCGATCGATCTTTCTGATTACGGTATCAATCGGCATTTTAACTTTTGTAAGATCAGGCTCTTTAAACCGATAAATAATAACAGCATTCATTACTCGGTAATTATCGCCTATATCAGCAACGTAAATATAGGATTTGCCTAACTCCGGACCCGGACCAATAGCTATGTCTTCCCAGTCGTAGTTTTTATAATTCTTTAGTTTGAGATCTCCCAAGTATTGTCCCTGGGAACCAAGGATATAAACCCGGTTAGCATTAAAGCTATCTTCAATAGCATAAATAAAATTCGGATTGGTACTCCCAGCCGCTACTCCTGAAATCTCTTTTAGATTCATGTTTTGAAGTTCCTTCTGCTCAACAAATTCAAATTCATCATTTGCTTTTAGTTCAGGCCAAGAGATAACTTTTTCCCAATCTACACGCTGACTTCGACATGAAACCAAAGCCAACACGAGTAAAAGGCATGGTAAATAAATCTTTTGACTTAGTCTCTTTACCTGGGGCAACAATATATCTGTCCGGAAATCCATTTCATTTTTACTTCTAAAACCTTACGACAAGAGCTCTTTAACGGTACTGGCGTTCAACTGTTTTACAAATTGATCCTCTGCAACAATTAATGAATCAGATAATTGGGTTTTACTTTGCTGCAAATCAAGGATCTTCTCTTCAACAGTATTTTTGGTAATAAATTTATACACCATTACCTGGTTCTTTTGACCTATGCGGTGTGCTCGATCTATGGCTTGTGCTTCTGCAGCAGGATTCCACCATGGGTCTAACAAAAATACATATTCTGCCTTGGTAAGATTCAGCCCGGTCCCGCCGGCTTTCAATGAAATCAAAAACACTTGAACATGATCATCATTCTGAAAGCGGTCTACCTGAAACTGACGGTCTTTGGTTTGTCCATCTAAATAAGAATAACCTATCTTCTGACTTTCTAAAAACCCTTTCACCAATTTCAAGTGCTGTACAAATGAACTAAACACCAATACCTTGTTGCCTTCCTTGTTTATATTCAACAGCATCTCCTGTACTTCTGTTAATTTCCCAGAATCACCTTCATAGGAGTCATCAGCCAATAAAGGATGATTGGCCATTTGTCGTAACTTCATCAAACCTTTTAGCAGCAAAAATCTAGATTTATCAAAACCTAACTCATCCATACTGTCGAAAACCATTTTCCTGCAATCCGCTTTCACTCTCTCATAAGCATCTTGTTGCTCTTCACTCATTTCAACGTAATGCACATTGATTGTCTTTTCAGGAAGTTCAGTTGCCACCTGCATTTTCAACCTTCTAAGCACAAATGGACTAATCATTGTCTGCAGCTTCTTAGCTTTCTGATCGTCACCTTTCTTCTCTATGGCTTGAAGAAACGACTGCCTGAAATAGGCCTGCGAACCCAACAAACCAGGATTTATAAAGTTCATCATCGACCACAAATCCATGGTTGAGTTTTCAACCGGCGTACCACTTAATGTCAGGCGATGCTTTGCCTGTAACTCCATAACGGCTTTCGTTATGGCTGCGGTTGGATTTTTGATGGCTTGGGCCTCATCTAAAACAACATAGTTGAAATAAAAGGATTTAAAAAGTTCTATATCGCGCAGTAAAACAGGGTACGAGGTGATTACCAAATCATATGCCGCAAAACGCTTGTTATGCTTGGCCCGCTCATTGCCCGCATGAAGTAAAATTTTCAGTTCAGGAGTAAATTTATATGCTTCCAGATGCCAGTTGTAAATCAATGATTTTGGCAACACCAGTAACGAAACATGCGCTTCACCTTGTTCTTTTATACTTTGCAATAAGGAAAGTGTTTGCACAGTTTTACCCAAACCCATATCATCTGCCAAGCAGCCTCCAAGATTATACTCATGCAAGAAGCGCATCCAATTATATCCGGCCTTTTGGTAAGGTCTTAATTCACCCATAAACTTTTGCGGCATCGGATAGTCTTCAATACTATTTACGTCAAGCAGCTTCTCCAAACGGTTGTTTAAATCTGCATTTAATAAATTATTCTGCTGAAGTTCTTTTACCAATGCATAATGATGTTTTTGAAGCACCAGCGCCTCATTATCATCCTCCTGCATAAAATTCATCAAGCCTGAATACTGCTCAACCCACTTCTCGGGAATAACTGCTACTTCACCATTAGGTAAGGCAAATTCCGCTTTACCTGCATTTATCAGATTATAAATCTTACGAAAAGCAATTTCGTATTCACCAAAACGGACCAAGGCTTTTACATCAAACCAGTCGCGGCTTTCTGTAATTGAAAGATGAATTAATGCTTCACCTATGAAATACCTCTTTGCTCCTGTTTTGGTCGCTTTGGGTTGCTGCACCTGAATACCCTTAGCAATCAATTCCGAATGGTGACGATCAATCCAATCAAAAGCTTTATCTTTCGTCCAGGCAACTTTTTGAGCTCCAAGTTTTAGACCTCGTTCTGCAAGCCATTCAGTTAGTTCACGCTCAAAACCAACATCTCTTAATGCTTTATAAAAAACAGGGCGCTTTGGGTTATAATTAAACTTTACTGTATTACCTCCCAAGCCGGCCCTGAACTGAAACTGACCGTAGGTAAAATACAGCTCAAAAACCATTTTAGATTCATTCAAACTGTTAGTTGGTTGATCAAATAAATTTTGTTGCACCTGAGCACTTTCCTCATGCAATTGCAATAAAATTTGTGGAATTGATTCAGTAGGTATTACATCAAAACCATGAGCCTCTACCTCTCCTGCACTAACAACCTTCATTACAAACTGTTCAAAGTATTCTTTTTCTTTGTCAGGTGAAATTGTAATTGCGGCTTTGGTTAAAAAGGGTTGCAGTTTCTTACCATCAACCCCGTCTTCACAAACATAAACTACGTTCTGATGTAATAAAATCGAAGGCTCTAAACTCAGTAAATAGGTTTGTGGATCATTTAAATTCAGTTCCTTATCATTACAGGTTACCTTAAGCGAGTAAGACAAACCGGTTTCATTACGGGTAAAGGAATATTTAACAGTTGCGGGGGCCTGAGCAAAGGAAAGTATTGGCCATAAAGGCGGTCCCTCTTTTGTGAACAAACAAATAGGTTTATTTTTAACCAGCTGCAAAAACCGATTCCGTAATCGATCAAGATATTGACGTACATGTGTACGAACAGGTTCTAACGTTTTATCCGTTTTACCTTTTTCGTAAAATTTAGCGATGAATTGCTGAAGATTTTTTGCCTCTTTATCTTTAAACTGTTTAAATACCTCCGCGGGACTCATTCGCTCCGAAAGCAACACCAACTCCTTGTCTTTTTCGTCTGCTTCAGTATAAAATTGAACTAAGACTTTTGTGGTAATGCCTCTGTGCCCATAACTAAATCCCCCTTCGGCATCTAATTGAACTAAATAAGGCTCAGGTAGAAACCCAAATTGGGGGTGACGGTTGAAAGCAAAAACAAGTTGTTGAACAGAATTGGATTGTGCCGACATATACTGTAATCTTCTTAAAGCTGATGGAACTTTAAGCTGACAAAACTACATAGAGTTTTTACTTGCCACAAAACACATGCATACGGAATATGATTACAATAAGATTGTCAGGCCAAAAAACTTATCAACTCTCAATGATTTGCACTACTTTGGAGGAGTATAAAAAACTTTTGTACTTCCAAAATAATACTTTATTCCAAGCCAAAATGTGCTGTACATATCCTTCTTGGAATTATTGGGAGAACCTTCATAACCATCAAGTAAATCAGTTAAGGTAAAGTTGAACTGATATTGTAAATTAATCGCAAACGGCACATCATTAGTCTTGGTTCTGTACTTAATATTTACCCCTACCTGAAGGGGAAAATAAATATCTGTTCCTTTATAGTTATATCCTTCAGTAAAGGTGCCATTAGGAGTGGTATAATTAAAAGGCTGCACTTCCTTCACATTACTTTTAATTGCACCAACACCTGCTCCAAAATAAAGATCATTTATTCGCCGATACCACGTATTTGCACTTGTATAAAGTAAATCGCCTAAACCAACATTGTAAATTACTGAGCCTGAAAAGTAACTGTTGCTAAACTTACGCAGATTACCTTCAATCCCTGCCTGCAGTTTACCTCCTTGCATGTCGGCCGAAAGAAAACTATAAGGAGTTGTGTTATATTGAAAGGCTCCTCCAACAATTGGAGCAATATTTTTATTAGAGGCATCAGTAAATGAGAGACTAATACCACCAAAACCCTCAACTGAAAAAATGTTATACTTTACCTGAGCAAATCCATTAAAAGAAAACAGGCAGAAAATAAATAAATAGAGTGCGTTTTTCATCATACTAGCTTTGAGTTGTTTAACCAATAATTTAAGAACAAAAAATGGATTTATACAATCTACTTTCAACTTATTTTGTAGCGACAATTTGTAAACTTTCCCTGTTTAATATTGATCACAATATACTTACACTCTACCTCCTAAAACTAACGGTTAATTATTGACGTTTTTAGTAATTTTAACCGTATGAATCGCATCGACCGAATTTCGGCAATACTTATTCATTTGCAATCAAAAAAAGTTGTTAAAGCCCAGGATATTGCTGACCGTTTTGACATTAGCCTAAGAACTGTATATCGAGACATTAAGACTTTAGAAGAGGCTGGAGTACCCTTAATCGGGGAAGCAGGCATTGGATACAGCATTGTTGACGGCTACCGTTTACCCCCGGTAATGTTTACCAAGGAAGAAGCCACAGCATTTCTTACAGCTGAAAAATTGATTGAAAAATTTACAGACACGGCAACTGCTTCTATGTTTAAATCGGCAATGTACAAAGTGCGGGCTGTGTTAAAATCGAGTGAGAAGGATTTGTTGGAGGCAATGGAGGGACACATCGAAGTGCTCAGAAAACACTCTCCATTTCATACTTCTTCCTTAAACAACACGTTGCAAAATCTGCTAAATAGTATTGCAGAAAAAAAGGTTGTTCAATTGGAATACAGAGCCTTTGCATCAACAGAAAAAACCATTCGCTTGATTGAACCAGTCGGCATTTTCTATTCAAATGGGTACTGGCACACCATTGCTTATTGTCGTTTACGTGATGACTACCGTGATTTCAGAGCCGACAGGATATTAAAACTTAACATCACCGATGAGGTGTTCAACAACACACATCCTACGCTGAAGTCTTATTTTGAACAACTAGCACGAGAAGAAAATCTCGAAAAAGTAGTTATTAACCTGGACAAGCAAACCGCAAAATACCTGACTGACGTAAAATATTATTATGGATTTGTGAGCGAAAATGAACATGATGATTTTGTTCAAATGACTTTTCTCACATCGCAGTTGGAGCTATTTACGCGTTGGTTCAGCACCTTTGCCGACAGGGCTGAAATTGTTTATCCGGAAATTTTAAAAACCCACTTGAAAGATCACTTGGAACGTGTTGCAAAAAAATTGAGCTAACATTTTATGTGCGGATAAGAGCCAAAAAAAAGGGCCAGACTATCATAAGGTCCGGTCCCTTTAAATTATTACCAACTGAACAGAAGGAAATTATGCTTCAGCTCAACAGTATTATTTGGCTTGCTCCACCACGTAAGAATTAAGCTCTTTTATCTTCCCTTCTTTCAACTTATAAATATCACAAAAGTCGGCATTGAATGTACTACCATCTTTTTTCTTCATGCTCATAAAGCCTTCTGCCATAACCATATCGCCTTCTGCAATAACATTTCTCACATTAATTATCGGTGGTTCCGAAAACTCTTCTGCAGTCATTGCCTCTCTAACAGACTCGATGCCAACCAGTGGAGTAGTTCCCATCATTCCCCATCTAACATCTTCGGAACAATACTCTAAAAATGCATTAACATTACCTAGAGCAAAAAACTCATTTAGCCTAATAATCAATTCTTTGTTTGATTGTGCTGACATAGTAAAAACATTAGTTTGATGAACAATATATTTCTCAGTTCTTGAACTCTTCTGCCAATTCTTTTACTTTAAGCAAAGCTTGGTCCCATAATACAGATAGCATTTCATACAGCTCCTCCGTCATATCACTTTCAATAAACAAGGTGGTAATACCATCCTTCTCAATTAAACGATATGTTTCCATTCCTCCCTTCACTGCCTTAGCCGCCTCACTGTCGTAATCATCCACATTGTTATTTATCACTCCTTCGTATTCTATACTTATAATTCGAGAAGGATCATTGGCAACTATTTTACCAACCATCCCCTGACCACTTTGATCCAGGAAGCGGGCCTTACTGCCCAACGTCCAATCAGATTCTGCATATGAACCTTCTGAAAATGCTGAATACCATTGTCTGGTAAATTTATCGAGCAGCATCACATCCCAAACCACTTCTTTAGGGGCTTTAATTTCAATCGATTTTCTGATTACTAGCTTTTCCATTTTCTATCGATTTATTATTATAAATTCAGCACCACAAGTCTCGGAGGTAAAAAGTGATGCGTACTATTTACAGTTGTCATACTCTGGCAATAAGTTGTACTACCCTCAGACAGCTTGATTATAATCGTAATTAATCATCCACTGAACACCGTACTTATCCTTAAACATTCCGAAATAAGCTCCCCAAAATGTATCTTGCAAAGGCATTTCAATTGCTCCTCCCGCTGAAAGCCCGTTAAACAGCTTGTCAGCTTCTTCCTTCGTTTCAGCACCCAATGAAAGAGAAAAGTTATTTCCCATTGTTAAACTTTG
Above is a window of Solitalea lacus DNA encoding:
- a CDS encoding hydrogen peroxide-inducible genes activator, which encodes MTLTQLEYIVAVDTFRHFATAADNCFVTQPTLSMQIQKLEEELGVKVFDRSKQPVLPTEIGVDIIDQARLLLQEAARLKEIVKNKVGEIEGHLRLGIIPTLAPYLLPLFLNSFLEKYPKVKISVWEETTESIIDHLKHNRLDAGILATPLNDNSIFEYPLFYEELVVYVSAQNELINKQYVLADEIDIQKLWLLQESHCMRSQIMNLCHLHNQLKADNNFEYEAGSIETLKKMVELNNGVTILPELAIDDLPDDKKMQVRNFKDPVPVREVSIVTHRSYVKKRLIDALKEEVLNSIPAKMKDRAEGKVVPIN
- a CDS encoding M14 family metallopeptidase; translation: MKKALSAFILCLLSFNALSQQTPFEKSDGKETATYAELIDFCKQIAQKYPEAKLMEYGTTDIGKPLHLLVLSKAKDFDPASVHAKGKAVVLINNGIHPGEPEGIDASMMLIRDVLEKKQLPDNAVLCFVPVYNVDGMHNRGSFSRVNQNGPKEYGFRGNYRNLDLNRDCIKTDSRNSLAFQQLFQQWKPEVFVDNHTSNGADYQYVMTYIATQKDKLHPQVSSYINGKMIPLLLEKMKSRKFEMIPYVNVWGETPDKGYEGFNDSPRYTTGYSTLFNTIGFVVETHMWKPFDQRVWATYAFMQELISITEKDAKEIVEAKRKADEEVRKQITFPMDWKVDTSKVETLAFKGFAGKIKTSEVSGLDRLYYDRNDPYEKHINYYNYFKPTSTVNKPWAYVVPQAWGKVIELLKLNGVKMKTLSKDMVMKGEVYFIEDYKTGARPYEGHYNHSNVKLSIDTLSVQFYKGDVIIQVDQPVNRYIVETLEPQAIDSYFNWNFFDSILGQKEGFSDYLFEDLAAELLKNNPDLRAKLEAKKSADAKFAQSAYAQLDFVYKNSPYYEKTHNRYPVVRLLQPVYLGN
- a CDS encoding 4a-hydroxytetrahydrobiopterin dehydratase, producing MWAEVDNKLTRTFQFASFVEAWGFMTKVALLAERMNHHPDWSNVYNRVEINLCTHDAGNVVTEKDRELAFKIDQLLH
- a CDS encoding MmcQ/YjbR family DNA-binding protein, translating into MNIELLREFCIAKKGVTEELPFGPDTLVFKVMGKMFCLIGLDDPTSCNLKCDPEYALQLREQFSEVTGAYHMNKKHWNTVRFDGALSDTDILKWVTDSYDLVVGGLPKKLREELVQID
- a CDS encoding DEAD/DEAH box helicase, whose product is MSAQSNSVQQLVFAFNRHPQFGFLPEPYLVQLDAEGGFSYGHRGITTKVLVQFYTEADEKDKELVLLSERMSPAEVFKQFKDKEAKNLQQFIAKFYEKGKTDKTLEPVRTHVRQYLDRLRNRFLQLVKNKPICLFTKEGPPLWPILSFAQAPATVKYSFTRNETGLSYSLKVTCNDKELNLNDPQTYLLSLEPSILLHQNVVYVCEDGVDGKKLQPFLTKAAITISPDKEKEYFEQFVMKVVSAGEVEAHGFDVIPTESIPQILLQLHEESAQVQQNLFDQPTNSLNESKMVFELYFTYGQFQFRAGLGGNTVKFNYNPKRPVFYKALRDVGFERELTEWLAERGLKLGAQKVAWTKDKAFDWIDRHHSELIAKGIQVQQPKATKTGAKRYFIGEALIHLSITESRDWFDVKALVRFGEYEIAFRKIYNLINAGKAEFALPNGEVAVIPEKWVEQYSGLMNFMQEDDNEALVLQKHHYALVKELQQNNLLNADLNNRLEKLLDVNSIEDYPMPQKFMGELRPYQKAGYNWMRFLHEYNLGGCLADDMGLGKTVQTLSLLQSIKEQGEAHVSLLVLPKSLIYNWHLEAYKFTPELKILLHAGNERAKHNKRFAAYDLVITSYPVLLRDIELFKSFYFNYVVLDEAQAIKNPTAAITKAVMELQAKHRLTLSGTPVENSTMDLWSMMNFINPGLLGSQAYFRQSFLQAIEKKGDDQKAKKLQTMISPFVLRRLKMQVATELPEKTINVHYVEMSEEQQDAYERVKADCRKMVFDSMDELGFDKSRFLLLKGLMKLRQMANHPLLADDSYEGDSGKLTEVQEMLLNINKEGNKVLVFSSFVQHLKLVKGFLESQKIGYSYLDGQTKDRQFQVDRFQNDDHVQVFLISLKAGGTGLNLTKAEYVFLLDPWWNPAAEAQAIDRAHRIGQKNQVMVYKFITKNTVEEKILDLQQSKTQLSDSLIVAEDQFVKQLNASTVKELLS
- a CDS encoding helix-turn-helix transcriptional regulator, whose translation is MNRIDRISAILIHLQSKKVVKAQDIADRFDISLRTVYRDIKTLEEAGVPLIGEAGIGYSIVDGYRLPPVMFTKEEATAFLTAEKLIEKFTDTATASMFKSAMYKVRAVLKSSEKDLLEAMEGHIEVLRKHSPFHTSSLNNTLQNLLNSIAEKKVVQLEYRAFASTEKTIRLIEPVGIFYSNGYWHTIAYCRLRDDYRDFRADRILKLNITDEVFNNTHPTLKSYFEQLAREENLEKVVINLDKQTAKYLTDVKYYYGFVSENEHDDFVQMTFLTSQLELFTRWFSTFADRAEIVYPEILKTHLKDHLERVAKKLS
- a CDS encoding nuclear transport factor 2 family protein gives rise to the protein MSAQSNKELIIRLNEFFALGNVNAFLEYCSEDVRWGMMGTTPLVGIESVREAMTAEEFSEPPIINVRNVIAEGDMVMAEGFMSMKKKDGSTFNADFCDIYKLKEGKIKELNSYVVEQAK
- a CDS encoding SRPBCC family protein: MEKLVIRKSIEIKAPKEVVWDVMLLDKFTRQWYSAFSEGSYAESDWTLGSKARFLDQSGQGMVGKIVANDPSRIISIEYEGVINNNVDDYDSEAAKAVKGGMETYRLIEKDGITTLFIESDMTEELYEMLSVLWDQALLKVKELAEEFKN